A region from the Malus domestica chromosome 07, GDT2T_hap1 genome encodes:
- the LOC103439218 gene encoding uncharacterized protein, producing MYAYIRKRNHSSKLLKSTLQFRHKSSLRVFLCLRFLSFRSHCVEFSFSESLEACLDREKMGIQDQVGKMQARQGYRNLWHADLMGTATADSPYFCFACLCGPCVSYLLRKRALYNDMSRYTCCAGYMPCSGKFGERRCPQLCLFTEVCCCFASSVSSTRFLIQDEFNIQTTPCDNCIIGCMLCLNQLACICSLIACLTGSEELSDISSVLNCIADTVFCSVCACMQTQHKIELDKRDGKLGQPRVMAVPPMQQMSRIDQPVSPHAGYKHPHAGYPPPPTGYPNQPAGYPTPPAGYPNQPPGYPPAGYQNQHPGYPNQHPGYPNQHAGYPNQHAGYGHHQPVGYMHPPAYGQPVYPPGPPPSAYPPPPESGEFYNPGPPPPPLGYTPESASAPPCPPGRPPISH from the exons ATGTACGCATACATCAGAAAACGTAATCACTCTTCGAAATTATTGAAATCAACGCTTCAATTTCGCCACAAATCCTCTCTGCGTGTGTTCTTGTGTTTGAGATTTCTCTCGTTTCGATCACATTGCGTTGAGTTTTCTTTCTCGGAAAGTTTAGAGGCTTGTTTGGATCGAGAGAAAATGGGGATTCAAGACCAGGTGGGGAAAATGCAGGCCCGTCAGGGGTACCGGAATCTATGGCACGCCGATTTGATGGGCACCGCGACGGCTGATAGTCCCT ACTTTTGCTTTGCATGTCTCTG TGGTCCGTGCGTTTCTTACCTGCTGCGCAAACGGGCTCTTTACAATGATATGTCAAG GTACACATGCTGTGCCGGATATATGCCATGCAGTGGAAAGTTTGGAGAAAGGCGTTGCCCTCAGCTGTGTCTTTTTACGGAG GTCTGCTGCTGCTTTGCAAGTTCAGTTTCCTCGACACGCTTTCTAATCCAAGATGAGTTCAATATTCAAACAACACCGTGCGACAATTGCATTATT GGATGTATGCTCTGCCTCAACCAACTTGCATGTATATGCTCCTTGATTGCTTGCTTAACTGGAAGCGAAGAGCTCTCAGATATTTCCAGTGTGTTGAACTGTATAGCTGACACGGTGTTCTGCTC gGTCTGTGCTTGCATGCAG ACCCAGCACAAGATTGAACTGGACAAAAGGGATGGCAAGCTTGGCCAACCACGCGTGATGGCAGTTCCTCCGATGCAGCAGATGTCACGGATTGATCAGCCAGTTTCTCCTCATGCCGGATATAAACATCCACACGCTGGATATCCACCTCCACCAACAGGATATCCAAATCAACCGGCAGGATATCCAACTCCACCGGCAGGATATCCAAATCAACCGCCAGGATATCCACCGGCGGGATATCAAAACCAACATCCAGGGTATCCAAACCAGCATCCAGGGTATCCAAACCAACATGCAGGGTATCCAAATCAACATGCAGGGTATGGACATCATCAGCCAGTTGGATATATGCATCCACCGGCATATGGGCAACCAGTATATCCTCCAGGACCTCCACCTTCTGCGTATCCTCCTCCTCCAGAGTCGGGAGAATTTTATAACCCCGGACCTCCTCCTCCACCTCTTGGCTATACTCCAGAATCTGCATCTGCTCCTCCATGTCCTCCAGGTCGTCCACCGATTTCTCATTAG